In Pseudomonas nunensis, a single window of DNA contains:
- a CDS encoding carbohydrate ABC transporter permease, with the protein MSKRKLIPLLIYILFLLVPIYWLLNMSFKSNTEILGGLTLFPQDFTFANYKVIFTDPSWYTGYLNSLYYVSLNTVISLSVALPAAYAFSRYRFLGDKHLFFWLLTNRMAPPAVFLLPFFQLYSSIGLFDTHIAVALAHCLFNVPLAVWILEGFMSGVPKEIDETAYIDGYSFPKFFVKIFVPLIGSGIGVTAFFCFMFSWVELLLARTLTSVNAKPIAAVMTRTVSASGIDWGVLAAAGVLTILPGMLVIWFVRNHVAKGFALGRV; encoded by the coding sequence ATGAGCAAGAGAAAGCTGATTCCATTGCTGATCTACATCCTGTTCCTGCTGGTGCCGATCTACTGGCTGCTGAACATGTCCTTCAAGAGCAACACCGAAATCCTTGGCGGCCTGACGCTGTTTCCGCAGGATTTCACCTTCGCCAACTACAAGGTGATCTTCACCGATCCAAGCTGGTACACCGGTTATCTCAACTCGCTGTACTACGTGAGCCTGAACACGGTGATCTCCCTGAGCGTGGCGCTGCCGGCGGCCTATGCGTTCTCGCGGTATCGCTTCCTCGGCGACAAGCACCTGTTCTTCTGGCTGCTGACCAACCGCATGGCGCCGCCGGCGGTGTTCCTGCTGCCGTTCTTCCAGCTGTATTCCTCGATTGGCTTGTTCGACACCCACATTGCAGTGGCGCTGGCGCATTGCCTGTTCAACGTGCCGCTGGCGGTGTGGATCCTCGAAGGCTTCATGTCCGGAGTACCCAAGGAAATCGACGAAACCGCCTACATTGATGGCTACAGTTTTCCGAAGTTCTTCGTGAAGATTTTCGTGCCGTTGATTGGTTCGGGGATCGGGGTGACGGCGTTCTTCTGCTTCATGTTTTCCTGGGTCGAGCTGCTGCTGGCGCGCACGCTCACGTCGGTCAACGCCAAGCCGATCGCGGCGGTGATGACCCGCACGGTCTCGGCGTCCGGTATCGACTGGGGTGTGCTGGCAGCGGCGGGGGTGTTGACCATCCTGCCGGGCATGCTGGTGATCTGGTTTGTTCGCAACCACGTGGCCAAGGGCTTTGCCCTGGGTCGGGTCTGA
- a CDS encoding DUF2160 domain-containing protein, which yields MEWMSWTTPTAAFFIAIGLILVGMTTWELRSPSILRRGLLPIATTRGDRLFIGLLGSAYLHLLVIGVTDWSIWVASALSLVWLLAVMRWG from the coding sequence ATGGAATGGATGAGTTGGACCACCCCCACCGCGGCGTTCTTCATCGCCATTGGCCTGATCCTGGTGGGCATGACCACCTGGGAATTGCGTTCGCCGAGCATTCTTCGCCGTGGTTTGTTACCGATTGCCACCACCCGTGGCGATCGCTTGTTTATCGGTCTTCTCGGCAGCGCCTACCTGCATTTGCTGGTAATCGGCGTCACCGACTGGAGCATCTGGGTCGCGTCCGCGTTGTCCCTGGTGTGGCTGTTGGCTGTGATGCGTTGGGGCTAG
- the nuoN gene encoding NADH-quinone oxidoreductase subunit NuoN — MEFTTQHFIALAPLLITTATIIVVMLAIAWRRNHSQTFLISVAGLNLALLSILPALKVAPLAVTPLLQIDNFACLYMALILVATLACVTLAHAYLGDGGSGYPGNREELYLLILMAAAGGLVLVSAQHLAGLFIGLELLSVPVYGLVAYAFFNKRSLEAGIKYMVLSAAGSAFLLFGMALLYADSGSLSFVGIGQALAATGLPSSLAQMGLGMMLIGLAFKLSLVPFHLWTPDVYEGAPAPVAAFLATASKVAVFAVMVRLFQISPAASSGVLSDVLTIIAIASILFGNLLALTQSNLKRLLGYSSIAHFGYLLIALVASKGLAVEAIGVYLVTYVITSLGAFGVITLMSSPYNGRDADALYEYRGLFWRRPYLTAVLTVMMLSLAGIPLTAGFIGKFYIIATGVESHQWWLVGSLVLGSAIGVFYYLRVMVTLYLIEPNLRRHDAQLHWEQRAGGVMLLAIAALAFFLGLYPQPLLVLVQQAGLAG, encoded by the coding sequence ATGGAATTCACGACTCAACACTTTATCGCGCTCGCGCCGTTGTTGATCACCACCGCCACGATCATCGTGGTGATGCTGGCCATCGCCTGGCGCCGCAACCACTCGCAGACCTTCCTGATTTCCGTGGCGGGTTTGAACCTGGCGTTACTGTCGATCCTGCCAGCCTTGAAAGTCGCGCCATTGGCCGTGACCCCACTGCTGCAGATCGATAACTTCGCTTGCCTGTACATGGCGCTGATTCTGGTTGCCACCCTCGCTTGTGTGACCCTCGCCCACGCCTACCTCGGCGATGGCGGTTCGGGTTACCCGGGCAACCGCGAAGAACTGTACCTGCTGATCCTGATGGCCGCCGCCGGTGGCCTGGTTCTGGTCAGCGCGCAACACCTGGCCGGGTTGTTCATCGGTCTGGAACTGTTGTCGGTGCCGGTCTACGGTCTGGTGGCGTATGCCTTCTTCAACAAGCGTTCGCTGGAAGCCGGCATCAAGTACATGGTGCTGTCGGCCGCCGGTTCGGCGTTCCTGTTGTTCGGTATGGCCCTGCTCTACGCCGACTCCGGCAGCCTGAGCTTCGTCGGTATCGGTCAGGCACTGGCCGCGACTGGCCTGCCAAGCTCCCTGGCGCAAATGGGCCTGGGCATGATGCTGATCGGCCTGGCGTTCAAGCTGTCGCTGGTACCGTTCCATCTCTGGACCCCGGACGTTTACGAAGGCGCTCCGGCTCCGGTTGCAGCGTTCCTGGCGACCGCTTCCAAAGTTGCTGTGTTCGCGGTGATGGTGCGTCTGTTCCAGATCTCGCCTGCGGCAAGCAGCGGCGTGCTGAGCGACGTACTGACCATCATCGCCATTGCGTCGATCCTGTTCGGTAACCTGCTGGCACTGACCCAGAGCAACCTCAAGCGTCTGCTGGGTTACTCGTCCATCGCTCACTTCGGCTACCTGCTGATCGCCCTGGTGGCGAGCAAGGGTCTGGCCGTGGAAGCCATCGGCGTGTACCTGGTCACCTACGTGATCACCAGCCTCGGCGCATTCGGCGTGATCACCCTGATGTCCTCGCCGTACAACGGCCGTGACGCGGATGCCCTGTACGAATACCGTGGCCTGTTCTGGCGCCGTCCGTACCTGACCGCCGTACTGACCGTGATGATGCTGTCCCTGGCCGGCATCCCGCTGACCGCGGGCTTTATCGGCAAGTTCTACATCATCGCCACCGGCGTCGAATCGCACCAATGGTGGCTGGTCGGTTCCCTGGTACTGGGCAGCGCCATCGGCGTGTTCTACTACCTGCGCGTGATGGTCACCCTGTACCTGATCGAGCCGAACCTGCGTCGCCACGATGCTCAACTGCACTGGGAACAACGTGCAGGCGGCGTGATGCTGCTGGCCATCGCCGCACTCGCGTTCTTCCTGGGTCTGTATCCGCAACCATTGCTGGTACTGGTTCAGCAGGCCGGGTTGGCGGGTTGA
- a CDS encoding extracellular solute-binding protein produces MFDKNNKLRHSISLAAMLALSGLSASAWADAYEDAAKKWIGSEFKPSTLTADQQLEELKWFIKAAQPFRGMDIKVVSETLTTHEYESKVLAKAFTEITGIKVTHDLLQEGDVVEKLQTVMQSDKSIYDGWVNDSDLIGTHFRYGKTESITDLMANEGKDFTSPTLDIKDFIGISFTTAPDGKIYQLPDQQFANLYWFRADWFERPELKAKFKEKYGYELGVPVNWSAYEDIAKFFSEDVKEIDGKRIYGHMDYGKKDPSLGWRFTDAWFSMAGGGDKGLPNGLPVDEWGIRVEDCHPVGSSVTRGGDTNGPAAVFATQKYVDWLKAYAPPEAAGMTFSESGPVPSQGNIAQQIFWYTAFTADMTKAGLPVMNTDGTPKWRMAPSPRGPYWEEGMKLGYQDVGSWTFLKSTPEKQKLAAWLYAQFVTSKTVSLKKTIVGLTPIRESDINSQAMTDLAPKLGGLVEFYRSPARVQWTPTGTNVPDYPRLAQLWWSHIAEAASGEKTPQQALDGLAKDQDAIMTRLERSKVQPVCGPKMNPERDAQYWFDQPGAPKPKLANEKPKGETVSYTELLKSWADARK; encoded by the coding sequence ATGTTCGATAAAAACAATAAGCTGCGACACAGCATTTCACTGGCGGCCATGCTGGCACTCAGCGGTTTGAGCGCGTCTGCCTGGGCTGATGCCTACGAAGACGCGGCGAAAAAGTGGATCGGCAGCGAATTCAAACCGTCCACCCTGACGGCCGATCAGCAGCTCGAGGAATTGAAGTGGTTCATCAAGGCTGCCCAGCCATTTCGCGGGATGGACATCAAGGTCGTTTCGGAAACCCTGACCACCCACGAATATGAGTCCAAGGTGCTGGCCAAGGCCTTTACCGAAATCACCGGGATCAAGGTCACCCACGACTTGCTGCAAGAAGGCGACGTGGTGGAAAAGCTGCAGACCGTGATGCAGTCGGACAAGAGCATTTATGACGGCTGGGTCAACGACTCGGACCTGATCGGTACGCACTTCCGTTACGGCAAGACCGAATCGATCACCGACCTGATGGCCAACGAAGGCAAGGATTTCACCTCGCCGACCCTGGACATCAAAGACTTCATCGGCATTTCCTTCACCACCGCGCCGGACGGCAAGATCTATCAACTGCCCGACCAACAGTTCGCCAACCTCTATTGGTTCCGCGCCGACTGGTTTGAACGGCCGGAGCTGAAAGCCAAGTTCAAGGAAAAGTACGGTTACGAATTGGGCGTGCCGGTGAACTGGTCAGCCTATGAAGACATCGCCAAATTCTTCAGCGAAGACGTCAAGGAAATCGACGGCAAGCGCATCTACGGGCACATGGACTACGGCAAGAAAGACCCGTCGCTGGGCTGGCGCTTCACCGATGCCTGGTTCTCCATGGCCGGTGGCGGCGACAAAGGCTTGCCTAACGGCTTGCCGGTGGACGAGTGGGGCATTCGCGTCGAGGACTGTCATCCGGTGGGTTCCAGCGTGACCCGTGGCGGCGACACCAACGGCCCGGCGGCAGTCTTCGCGACGCAGAAATACGTCGACTGGCTCAAGGCTTATGCGCCACCGGAAGCGGCGGGCATGACCTTCTCCGAATCCGGCCCTGTGCCGTCCCAGGGCAACATCGCCCAGCAGATCTTCTGGTACACAGCGTTCACCGCCGACATGACCAAGGCCGGCCTGCCGGTGATGAACACCGACGGCACGCCTAAATGGCGCATGGCACCATCGCCACGCGGCCCGTACTGGGAAGAGGGCATGAAGCTGGGCTATCAGGACGTGGGTTCCTGGACGTTCCTCAAGTCCACGCCTGAAAAGCAAAAACTCGCGGCCTGGCTGTACGCGCAGTTCGTGACCTCGAAAACCGTATCCCTGAAGAAAACCATCGTCGGCCTGACGCCGATTCGTGAGTCGGACATCAACTCGCAAGCCATGACCGACCTCGCACCGAAGCTCGGTGGTCTGGTTGAGTTCTACCGCAGCCCGGCCCGCGTGCAATGGACCCCGACCGGGACCAACGTGCCGGACTACCCACGTTTGGCGCAACTGTGGTGGAGCCACATCGCCGAAGCGGCCAGCGGCGAGAAAACCCCGCAACAAGCGCTCGATGGCCTGGCCAAGGACCAGGACGCCATCATGACGCGGCTTGAACGCTCCAAGGTGCAACCGGTTTGCGGGCCGAAAATGAACCCGGAACGGGATGCGCAGTACTGGTTTGATCAGCCAGGTGCGCCGAAACCTAAATTGGCGAATGAGAAGCCTAAGGGTGAAACCGTGAGCTACACCGAACTGCTGAAATCGTGGGCAGATGCGCGTAAGTAA
- the nuoH gene encoding NADH-quinone oxidoreductase subunit NuoH has translation MTWFTPEVIDVIIAVLKAIVILLAVVVCGALLSWVERRLLALWQDRYGPNRVGPFGAFQIAADMIKMFFKEDWTPPFADKMIFTLAPVVAMSALLIAFAIIPITPTWGVADINIGILFFFAMAGLSVYAVLFAGWSSNNKFALLGSLRASAQTVSYEVFMGLSLMGIVIQVGSFNMRDIVEYQAQNLWFIIPQIFGFLTFFIAGVAVTHRHPFDQPEAEQELADGYHIEYAGMKWGMFFVGEYIGIVLISALLVTLFFGGWHGPFGILPQIPFIWFALKTAFFIMIFILLRASIPRPRYDQVMDFSWKFCLPLTLVNMLVTAAIVLLNTPAVAAQ, from the coding sequence ATGACCTGGTTCACGCCTGAAGTGATTGACGTGATCATCGCGGTCCTCAAGGCCATCGTGATTCTGCTCGCCGTGGTGGTGTGCGGCGCGCTGCTGAGCTGGGTCGAGCGTCGTCTGCTCGCCCTCTGGCAGGACCGTTACGGTCCGAACCGCGTCGGCCCGTTCGGCGCGTTCCAGATCGCGGCCGACATGATCAAGATGTTCTTCAAGGAAGACTGGACGCCGCCGTTCGCCGACAAGATGATCTTCACGTTGGCACCAGTAGTCGCCATGAGCGCCCTGCTGATTGCCTTCGCGATCATCCCGATCACCCCGACCTGGGGCGTGGCGGACATCAACATCGGCATCCTGTTCTTCTTCGCCATGGCCGGTCTGTCGGTCTACGCGGTGTTGTTCGCCGGCTGGTCGAGTAACAACAAGTTCGCCCTGCTGGGCAGCTTGCGGGCCTCGGCGCAAACCGTGTCGTACGAAGTGTTCATGGGCCTGTCGCTGATGGGTATCGTGATCCAGGTCGGCTCGTTCAACATGCGCGACATCGTTGAATATCAAGCGCAGAACCTGTGGTTCATCATTCCGCAGATCTTCGGTTTCCTGACCTTCTTCATCGCTGGCGTCGCCGTGACTCACCGTCACCCGTTCGACCAGCCGGAAGCGGAACAGGAACTGGCCGACGGTTACCACATTGAATACGCCGGCATGAAATGGGGCATGTTCTTCGTTGGTGAGTACATCGGCATCGTGTTGATTTCGGCGCTGCTGGTGACCCTGTTCTTCGGTGGCTGGCACGGTCCGTTCGGTATTCTGCCGCAGATCCCGTTCATCTGGTTCGCGCTCAAGACCGCGTTCTTCATCATGATCTTCATCCTGCTGCGCGCCTCGATTCCGCGCCCACGGTATGACCAAGTGATGGATTTCAGCTGGAAGTTCTGCCTGCCGCTGACCCTCGTCAACATGCTGGTGACCGCTGCGATCGTGTTGCTCAACACGCCCGCCGTCGCGGCTCAGTGA
- the nuoL gene encoding NADH-quinone oxidoreductase subunit L codes for MNLLYLTFVFPLIGFLLLSFSRGRFSENLSALIGVGSIGLSAIVAAYVIWQFNVAPPEGGHYTQVLWQWMAVEGFTPNFALYLDGLSVTMLGVVVGVGFLIHLFASWYMRGEDGYSRFFAYTNLFIASMLFLILGDNLLFLYFGWEGVGLCSYLLIGFYYSNRNNGNAALKAFIVTRIGDVFMAIGLFILFAQLGTLNIQELLVLAPQKFQVGDFWIVLATLMLLGGAVGKSAQLPLQTWLADAMAGPTPVSALIHAATMVTAGVYLIARTHGLFALAPDILHLVGIVGGVTLVLAGFAALVQTDIKRILAYSTMSQIGYMFLALGVGAWEGAIFHLMTHAFFKALLFLASGAVIVACHHEQNIFKMGGLWKKLPLAYTSFIVGGAALSALPLVTAGFYSKDEILWEAFASGNQGLLYAGLVGAFMTSLYTFRLIFIAFHGEAKTEAHAGHGIAHWLPLSVLIVLSTFVGAMIVPPLHGVLPESVGHAGGEAKHSLEIASGAIALAGILLAALLFLGKRRFVTAIANSGIGRFLSAWWFAAWGFDWIYDKLFVKPYLAISHALRRDPLDQTIGLIPRMAKGGHTALSRTETGQLRWYAASMAAGSVLVIGAIVLVAV; via the coding sequence ATGAATCTTCTCTATCTGACTTTCGTATTCCCTCTCATAGGTTTCCTGCTGCTGTCGTTCTCACGCGGCCGCTTCTCGGAAAACCTGTCGGCGCTGATTGGCGTCGGTTCCATCGGCCTGTCGGCGATTGTCGCCGCTTACGTGATCTGGCAATTCAACGTCGCCCCGCCAGAAGGCGGTCACTACACCCAGGTGTTGTGGCAGTGGATGGCGGTTGAAGGCTTCACGCCGAACTTCGCGCTGTACCTGGATGGCCTGTCGGTCACCATGCTCGGCGTCGTGGTCGGTGTCGGCTTCCTGATCCACCTGTTCGCGTCCTGGTACATGCGCGGTGAAGACGGTTACTCGCGCTTCTTCGCCTACACCAACCTGTTTATCGCCAGCATGCTGTTCCTGATCCTGGGCGATAACCTGTTGTTCCTGTACTTCGGCTGGGAAGGCGTGGGCCTGTGCTCGTACCTGTTGATCGGTTTCTACTACAGCAACCGCAACAACGGTAACGCGGCACTCAAGGCGTTCATCGTGACCCGCATCGGCGACGTGTTCATGGCCATCGGCCTGTTCATCCTGTTCGCGCAACTGGGCACGCTGAACATCCAGGAACTGCTGGTGCTGGCACCGCAGAAATTCCAGGTCGGCGACTTCTGGATTGTTCTGGCAACCCTGATGCTGCTGGGAGGCGCTGTCGGTAAATCCGCGCAACTGCCGCTGCAAACCTGGCTGGCGGACGCGATGGCCGGTCCTACTCCGGTTTCGGCACTGATCCACGCCGCAACCATGGTGACCGCAGGCGTTTACCTGATTGCGCGTACTCACGGCCTGTTTGCCCTGGCGCCGGACATCCTGCACCTCGTAGGTATCGTCGGTGGCGTGACCCTGGTGCTGGCTGGCTTCGCGGCACTGGTACAAACCGACATCAAACGTATCCTCGCCTACTCGACCATGAGCCAGATCGGCTACATGTTCCTGGCGCTGGGCGTTGGTGCATGGGAAGGCGCGATCTTCCACCTGATGACCCACGCCTTCTTCAAGGCGCTGTTGTTCCTTGCTTCCGGTGCGGTGATCGTTGCCTGCCACCACGAGCAGAACATCTTCAAGATGGGCGGCCTGTGGAAGAAGTTGCCGCTGGCCTACACCAGCTTCATCGTCGGCGGCGCGGCCCTTTCGGCCCTGCCACTGGTGACCGCAGGTTTCTACTCCAAGGACGAAATCCTCTGGGAAGCGTTTGCCAGCGGCAACCAGGGTCTGCTGTATGCAGGTCTGGTCGGCGCGTTCATGACTTCGCTGTACACCTTCCGCCTGATCTTCATCGCGTTCCACGGTGAAGCGAAGACCGAAGCCCACGCCGGTCACGGCATCGCTCACTGGTTGCCACTGTCGGTGCTGATCGTACTGTCGACCTTCGTCGGCGCGATGATCGTTCCACCGCTGCACGGCGTACTGCCGGAAAGCGTCGGCCATGCCGGCGGCGAAGCCAAGCACAGTCTGGAAATCGCCTCGGGCGCCATCGCCCTGGCCGGTATCCTGCTGGCCGCGCTGCTGTTCCTCGGCAAGCGTCGTTTCGTCACTGCAATCGCCAACAGCGGCATCGGCCGCTTCCTTTCGGCCTGGTGGTTCGCTGCCTGGGGCTTCGACTGGATCTACGACAAACTGTTCGTCAAGCCATACCTTGCGATCAGCCACGCACTGCGCAGAGACCCGCTCGATCAGACCATCGGTTTGATCCCGCGTATGGCCAAAGGCGGCCACACCGCCCTGAGCCGTACCGAAACCGGTCAACTGCGTTGGTACGCGGCATCGATGGCAGCCGGCTCCGTGCTGGTCATCGGCGCCATCGTGCTGGTAGCGGTCTGA
- the nuoI gene encoding NADH-quinone oxidoreductase subunit NuoI, with translation MKYIFDIVHGFFTQLRSLVMIFGHAFRKRDTLQYPEEAVYLPPRYRGRIVLTRDPDGEERCVACNLCAVACPVGCISLQKAETEDGRWYPDFFRINFSRCIFCGLCEEACPTTAIQLTPDFEMAEFKRQDLVYEKEDLLISGPGKNPDYNFYRVAGMAIAGKPKGAAQNEAEPINVKSLLP, from the coding sequence ATGAAGTACATATTTGACATCGTGCATGGCTTCTTCACCCAGCTTCGCAGCCTGGTGATGATCTTCGGCCATGCCTTCCGCAAGCGCGACACGCTGCAGTACCCGGAAGAAGCCGTGTACCTGCCGCCGCGCTACCGTGGCCGTATCGTCCTGACCCGTGACCCTGATGGCGAAGAGCGTTGTGTAGCCTGCAACCTGTGCGCCGTGGCGTGCCCGGTCGGTTGCATCTCGCTGCAGAAAGCCGAAACCGAAGACGGTCGCTGGTACCCGGACTTCTTCCGCATCAACTTCTCGCGCTGCATCTTTTGCGGCCTCTGCGAGGAAGCCTGCCCGACCACCGCGATCCAGCTGACACCGGATTTCGAGATGGCCGAGTTCAAACGTCAGGACCTGGTTTATGAGAAAGAAGATCTGCTGATCTCCGGCCCCGGCAAAAACCCTGATTACAACTTCTATCGTGTTGCAGGTATGGCGATTGCCGGGAAGCCGAAAGGCGCCGCGCAGAATGAAGCCGAACCGATCAACGTGAAGAGCTTGCTGCCTTAA
- the nuoJ gene encoding NADH-quinone oxidoreductase subunit J produces MEFAFYFASGIAVVATLRVITNTNPVHALLYLIISLIAVAMTFFALGAPFAGVLEVIAYAGAIMVLFVFVVMMLNLGPASVQQERVWLKPGIWLGPVVLGALLLAELLYVLFSHSSGQAIGHTTVDAKAVGISLFGPYLLVVELASMLLLAAAVTAFHLGRNEAKEQ; encoded by the coding sequence ATGGAATTCGCTTTCTATTTCGCATCGGGTATCGCGGTTGTGGCCACGCTTCGCGTGATCACCAACACCAACCCTGTGCACGCCCTGCTCTACCTCATCATTTCGCTGATTGCCGTGGCGATGACGTTTTTCGCCCTCGGCGCGCCGTTCGCCGGTGTGCTGGAAGTGATCGCCTACGCTGGCGCCATCATGGTGCTGTTCGTGTTCGTGGTGATGATGCTGAACCTCGGCCCGGCCTCGGTTCAGCAAGAGCGCGTCTGGCTCAAGCCCGGCATCTGGCTCGGTCCGGTGGTTCTCGGCGCCCTGCTGCTGGCTGAACTGCTGTACGTCCTGTTCAGCCATTCCAGCGGCCAGGCCATCGGCCACACCACCGTAGACGCGAAGGCCGTGGGCATCAGCCTGTTCGGCCCGTACCTGCTGGTGGTCGAACTCGCCTCGATGTTGCTGCTCGCCGCAGCCGTCACGGCGTTCCACTTGGGCCGCAACGAAGCCAAGGAGCAATGA
- the nuoK gene encoding NADH-quinone oxidoreductase subunit NuoK translates to MPAIPLEHGLAVAGILFCLGLVGLMVRRNILFVLMSLEVMMNASALAFIVAGSRWGQPDGQIMFILVISLAAAEASIGLAILLQLYRRFHTLDIDAASEMRG, encoded by the coding sequence ATGCCTGCTATCCCTTTGGAGCATGGTCTGGCGGTTGCCGGCATCTTGTTCTGCCTCGGTCTGGTCGGCCTGATGGTCCGCCGCAACATTCTCTTCGTGCTGATGAGCCTGGAGGTCATGATGAATGCCTCCGCTTTGGCGTTCATCGTTGCCGGTAGCCGCTGGGGTCAGCCGGATGGACAGATCATGTTCATCCTGGTGATCAGCCTGGCAGCCGCCGAGGCCAGTATTGGCCTGGCGATTCTGTTGCAGCTGTATCGCCGCTTCCACACTCTCGATATCGACGCTGCCAGCGAGATGCGCGGATGA
- the nuoM gene encoding NADH-quinone oxidoreductase subunit M has translation MILPWLILIPFIGGLLCWMGERFGATLPRWIALLTMTLELALGLWLWAHGNYSFAPAPGADPVWALEFKHIWIQRFGISVHLALDGLSLLMILLTGLLGILSVLCSWKEIQRHVGFFHLNLMWILGGVVGVFLALDLFMFFFFWEMMLVPMYFLIALWGHSSSDGKKTRIYAATKFFIFTQASGLIMLVAILGLVLVNFNSTGVITFNYADLLKTKMSLTTEYILMLGFFIAFAVKLPVVPFHSWLPDAHAQAPTAGSVDLAGILLKTAAYGLLRFALPLFPNASAEFAPIAMTLGLIGIFYGAFLAFAQTDIKRLIAYSSVSHMGFVLIGIYSGSQLALQGAVMQMLAHGVSAAALFILSGQLYERTHTRDMREMGGLWSKIAYLPAISLFFAAASLGLPGTGNFVGEFLILIGTFAAAPWITAIATTGLVFGSVYSLIMIHRAYFGPSKSDAVLHGMDGRELIMVLGLAALLIYIGVYPQPFLDTSAATMHGVQQWLGTAFTQLASAR, from the coding sequence ATGATTCTGCCTTGGCTAATCCTGATCCCCTTCATCGGCGGCCTGCTGTGCTGGATGGGTGAGCGCTTCGGCGCTACCCTCCCCCGCTGGATTGCGCTGTTGACCATGACCCTGGAACTCGCACTCGGCCTCTGGCTGTGGGCCCACGGTAATTATTCATTTGCTCCGGCGCCTGGCGCCGATCCGGTCTGGGCGCTTGAGTTCAAGCACATCTGGATCCAGCGATTCGGCATCAGCGTGCACCTGGCCCTCGACGGCCTGTCGCTGCTGATGATCCTGCTGACCGGTTTGCTGGGTATCCTCTCGGTACTTTGCTCGTGGAAAGAGATCCAGCGTCACGTCGGTTTCTTCCACTTGAACCTGATGTGGATCCTGGGCGGTGTCGTCGGCGTATTCCTCGCCCTCGACCTGTTCATGTTCTTCTTCTTCTGGGAAATGATGCTGGTGCCGATGTACTTCCTCATCGCGCTCTGGGGTCACAGTTCTTCGGACGGCAAGAAAACCCGGATCTACGCGGCGACCAAGTTCTTCATCTTCACCCAGGCTTCCGGCCTGATCATGTTGGTGGCGATCCTGGGCCTGGTGCTGGTCAACTTCAACAGCACCGGCGTGATCACGTTCAACTACGCCGACCTGCTGAAAACCAAGATGTCGCTCACTACCGAGTACATCCTGATGCTCGGCTTCTTCATCGCTTTCGCGGTGAAACTGCCGGTCGTGCCGTTCCACTCCTGGCTGCCTGACGCTCACGCCCAGGCGCCAACAGCGGGTTCGGTCGACCTGGCCGGTATCCTGTTGAAGACGGCGGCCTACGGTCTGCTGCGTTTCGCCCTGCCGCTGTTCCCGAATGCCTCGGCCGAGTTTGCGCCGATCGCCATGACCCTCGGTCTGATCGGGATCTTCTACGGTGCGTTCCTGGCCTTCGCACAAACCGACATCAAGCGTCTGATCGCCTATTCCTCCGTGTCCCACATGGGCTTCGTGTTGATCGGCATCTACTCCGGTAGCCAACTGGCGCTGCAGGGCGCGGTGATGCAGATGTTGGCACACGGTGTGTCGGCGGCAGCACTGTTTATCCTCAGCGGTCAGTTGTACGAACGCACTCACACCCGCGACATGCGTGAAATGGGTGGCCTGTGGTCGAAGATCGCTTACCTCCCGGCCATCAGCCTGTTCTTCGCAGCCGCGTCCCTGGGCTTGCCGGGCACCGGTAACTTCGTCGGTGAGTTCCTGATCCTGATCGGCACCTTCGCCGCTGCGCCGTGGATCACCGCGATCGCAACGACGGGCCTGGTGTTCGGTTCGGTCTACTCGCTGATCATGATCCACCGTGCCTACTTCGGCCCGTCCAAGTCGGACGCGGTGTTGCATGGTATGGATGGTCGCGAACTGATCATGGTGCTCGGCCTGGCGGCGCTGCTGATTTACATCGGCGTGTACCCGCAGCCGTTCCTCGACACTTCTGCCGCGACGATGCATGGCGTGCAGCAGTGGCTTGGTACCGCCTTCACTCAACTCGCTTCGGCCCGGTAA